A single genomic interval of Mucilaginibacter boryungensis harbors:
- a CDS encoding conjugal transfer protein TraI — protein sequence MKKLIVIILCLISFRSQAQYQIITTVVKKVIKAIDLKVQRMQNETIWLQNAQKTIENELSKFRLTEISNWSEKQKSLYDDYYQELWKVKSTIAYYQRIKELAANQLAMVSEYQRAWKLFQSDQHFKPDEIIQMQRVYVGLLDASAKNLDQIMLVVNPGKTQMTDQQRLEAINQAGDRLEENYSDLKQYNNQNMILSLHRAGDLNEIQTIKSYYGLH from the coding sequence ATGAAAAAGCTGATCGTTATTATCCTCTGCCTGATCTCGTTCCGCAGCCAGGCCCAATACCAAATCATCACGACCGTGGTCAAAAAGGTGATCAAAGCGATTGACCTGAAGGTACAACGGATGCAGAATGAAACCATTTGGCTGCAGAATGCACAGAAAACCATCGAGAACGAATTGTCGAAATTCCGGCTGACCGAAATATCTAATTGGTCTGAAAAGCAAAAAAGCTTGTATGATGATTATTACCAGGAATTATGGAAGGTAAAATCCACCATCGCCTATTACCAGCGTATCAAAGAACTTGCTGCAAACCAGTTGGCCATGGTCAGCGAATATCAAAGGGCCTGGAAGCTTTTTCAATCCGATCAGCATTTTAAGCCCGACGAGATCATTCAGATGCAAAGGGTATACGTCGGCCTGCTGGATGCCAGCGCCAAAAACCTTGACCAGATCATGCTGGTGGTTAATCCAGGTAAAACCCAAATGACCGACCAGCAAAGACTGGAAGCGATCAATCAGGCGGGTGACCGGCTGGAGGAAAATTACAGCGATCTGAAGCAATATAATAATCAAAACATGATCCTGAGCCTGCATCGTGCCGGTGATCTGAACGAAATACAAACCATTAAATCATATTATGGCCTGCATTAA
- a CDS encoding putative periplasmic lipoprotein, with protein MKTFIKLLAIAMLLAGCGSKNINGTYVSHTEGQFSIADDTLVIADTVIINHTGFQKIRQGQLLPKAYKTHKWTLNSPDAPPMQITGKQIQIGNTIYHKLP; from the coding sequence ATGAAAACATTCATCAAATTATTGGCCATCGCCATGCTATTGGCGGGCTGCGGCTCAAAAAACATTAATGGTACTTACGTCAGTCATACTGAGGGCCAGTTCTCTATTGCTGATGACACTTTAGTTATTGCCGATACGGTGATTATCAATCATACCGGATTTCAAAAAATACGCCAGGGGCAACTATTGCCTAAAGCGTATAAGACGCACAAATGGACATTGAATAGTCCGGATGCACCACCGATGCAGATCACCGGCAAGCAAATTCAAATCGGAAATACTATTTATCATAAACTGCCATGA